A region of SAR324 cluster bacterium DNA encodes the following proteins:
- the folD gene encoding bifunctional methylenetetrahydrofolate dehydrogenase/methenyltetrahydrofolate cyclohydrolase FolD has product MPQIISGKEIGAQIRSELKQEVTRLKEEGLAPCLAVVLVGDDPASAIYVRNKKQACEELGIVSLEHRLPGTTSQMDLEALIHSLNKNPNVHGILCQFPLPKPLNDENVILTIHPAKDVDGLHPLNAGYLAMGKPKFISCTPLGVYQLLKRSQVNVSGKHAVIIGRSNLVGRPLSNLLSQKGCDATVTVCHSRTKNLAELTKQADILIAAIGQPEFVTPEMVGEGAVVIDVGMNRVIEPDLPKGSRLCGDVLYDAVFPKVSAITPVPGGVGPMTIAMLMYNTINAARWQSGLPAFDL; this is encoded by the coding sequence ATGCCACAAATTATTTCAGGAAAAGAAATTGGTGCCCAAATCCGCAGTGAATTGAAACAGGAAGTCACACGTTTGAAAGAGGAGGGGCTGGCACCATGTCTGGCTGTGGTTTTGGTGGGCGATGACCCGGCATCAGCGATTTATGTTCGTAATAAAAAACAGGCCTGTGAAGAACTGGGAATTGTGTCATTGGAACACCGTTTGCCGGGAACAACTTCCCAGATGGATCTGGAAGCATTGATTCATTCGTTGAACAAGAATCCCAATGTGCATGGAATTTTATGTCAGTTTCCTCTACCCAAACCATTGAATGACGAAAACGTGATTTTGACAATACATCCGGCTAAGGATGTGGATGGTTTGCATCCATTGAATGCTGGCTATCTTGCCATGGGTAAACCCAAATTCATTTCCTGCACACCGCTTGGTGTCTATCAACTGCTCAAACGCAGTCAGGTCAATGTTTCCGGCAAACATGCGGTCATTATTGGTCGGAGCAATCTGGTAGGGCGCCCTTTGTCCAATCTGCTCTCTCAAAAAGGATGTGATGCTACCGTAACTGTCTGTCATTCAAGAACTAAAAATCTGGCAGAACTGACAAAACAGGCGGATATCCTGATTGCCGCTATTGGTCAACCCGAGTTTGTCACCCCTGAGATGGTCGGAGAGGGGGCGGTCGTGATTGATGTGGGGATGAATCGCGTGATTGAACCCGATCTACCCAAAGGCAGTCGGTTATGTGGCGATGTTCTGTATGATGCTGTTTTCCCCAAAGTGAGCGCAATCACTCCCGTGCCTGGAGGCGTTGGGCCGATGACGATTGCCATGCTGATGTACAACACCATCAATGCGGCACGTTGGCAGAGTGGTTTACCTGCGTTTGATCTTTAG
- the nhaA gene encoding Na+/H+ antiporter NhaA has protein sequence MNNNQNSFIANFFKMEAASGILLIVSMLLAMVCANTGFASYYNLLLSTPVEVRVGDLEIAKPLILWINDGLMAVFFFLVGLELKRELLEGELSDIRNIILPGVGAIGGMLVPALIYIYFNGNDPVALRGWAIPAATDIAFALGVLALIGSRVPTSLKIFLTSLAIFDDIGAILIIAFFYTSKISFTALIIAACCLPILAILNKKNVISKSPYILMGIIMWAATLKSGVHATLAGVVLAMFIPIRSKNDPDISPLKSLEHDLHSVVAFFVLPVFAFANAGISFIGIGFEDILHTVPIGIALGLFFGKIIGIFGLCWLLIKIKVTQLPKEMTWTNLFGTAALCGIGFTMSLFVGSLAFEETGVDLLFDERLGIILGSVVSGVVGYTILSMSLPAKAKGSTT, from the coding sequence ATGAACAATAATCAGAATTCTTTTATTGCAAATTTTTTTAAAATGGAGGCTGCAAGCGGTATTCTCCTGATTGTGTCAATGTTGCTGGCAATGGTATGTGCCAATACGGGTTTCGCATCCTATTACAATCTATTGCTCTCAACTCCAGTTGAAGTTCGAGTGGGTGATTTGGAGATCGCAAAACCACTGATACTTTGGATTAATGATGGCCTAATGGCTGTTTTCTTTTTTCTGGTTGGACTTGAATTAAAACGAGAACTTCTTGAAGGAGAGCTCTCAGATATACGAAATATTATCTTACCTGGAGTAGGTGCAATCGGAGGAATGCTAGTTCCAGCATTGATATATATCTATTTCAATGGGAATGACCCTGTTGCGTTAAGGGGGTGGGCAATACCAGCCGCAACGGATATTGCGTTTGCACTGGGTGTTTTAGCGTTGATTGGTTCACGGGTGCCGACGTCTCTTAAAATATTCCTCACTTCTTTAGCCATATTTGATGATATTGGCGCGATATTAATAATCGCTTTTTTTTACACTTCCAAAATATCATTCACTGCTTTGATAATCGCCGCGTGCTGTTTGCCAATATTGGCTATTTTGAACAAAAAGAATGTCATTTCAAAAAGCCCCTATATCTTGATGGGCATCATCATGTGGGCTGCAACATTAAAATCAGGCGTACACGCAACGTTAGCAGGTGTTGTTTTAGCAATGTTTATTCCGATTCGATCAAAAAACGATCCCGACATTTCACCTCTAAAAAGTCTGGAACATGATTTACATTCTGTCGTGGCATTTTTCGTTCTTCCAGTCTTTGCCTTTGCAAATGCGGGCATTAGTTTTATCGGTATCGGATTTGAAGATATCTTGCACACTGTGCCCATTGGTATTGCCCTCGGTCTATTTTTCGGGAAAATAATAGGTATCTTTGGACTTTGTTGGTTGTTAATAAAAATCAAAGTAACGCAGTTACCCAAAGAAATGACCTGGACAAATTTATTTGGAACTGCCGCACTTTGTGGGATTGGTTTTACGATGAGCTTATTTGTGGGTTCGTTAGCATTTGAAGAAACCGGTGTCGATTTATTATTTGATGAACGGTTGGGAATCATCTTGGGGTCTGTCGTTTCAGGAGTTGTAGGCTATACAATTCTTTCTATGAGTTTACCAGCAAAGGCTAAAGGCTCAACAACCTGA
- the mgtE gene encoding magnesium transporter — translation MNNDFKYHKFIKKLLKADKKELLRDLLKDLSTHEIVSAILQLKAQYQFDVLELLPKDKASEVLSQFQDHSPILQDLVAHINAEQLSSFIEEMPGDDAADFMSILDDAKAEEVLQNLPVADREEITTLLQYNEESAGGIMNPYVISVHKEQTVDQAIQSIRQYIQENDFETFYNVYVVDEYEHLIGMIGVTQLLLAERNLLVSELMDPNIVAVDEDLDQEEVVRVAQEYNLVVVPVIDKHLRLVGRITIDDLVDVIYEEHQEDMAHVIGTGSEEVLENSVFRTVRDRLPWLLMSVGGGFISAMVMSFFANTVSVLPQVVYFLPLIAALGGNIGIQSSSIVVRGLATGEIHPSDLFSRLWKEIRVAVVNGLVCSALLAGMAFYLTGNVKLGLVNAGTLMMIVCVASTLGASIPMLMKRLNIDPALATGPFITTTNDVLGILIHLGVATQFAIYLLK, via the coding sequence ATGAATAATGACTTCAAGTACCACAAATTTATTAAAAAACTCCTGAAAGCCGATAAAAAAGAGCTTCTCCGGGATTTGTTGAAAGATCTGTCGACGCATGAGATCGTCAGCGCGATTCTACAGTTGAAAGCACAGTATCAGTTTGACGTACTGGAGTTGCTACCCAAAGATAAAGCTTCAGAAGTCTTATCCCAGTTTCAGGATCATTCTCCCATTCTTCAGGATCTGGTAGCGCACATCAATGCGGAACAGTTGAGTAGCTTCATTGAGGAAATGCCCGGGGATGACGCCGCGGATTTTATGTCTATTCTGGACGATGCCAAAGCGGAAGAGGTGCTACAAAATCTGCCGGTAGCGGATCGTGAGGAAATCACCACGTTGCTCCAGTATAATGAGGAAAGCGCCGGTGGCATCATGAATCCTTATGTGATTTCGGTCCATAAGGAGCAGACTGTGGATCAGGCGATCCAGAGCATTCGGCAGTATATTCAGGAAAATGATTTTGAAACGTTTTATAATGTGTATGTGGTTGATGAGTATGAGCATTTGATTGGCATGATTGGTGTCACACAATTGTTGCTTGCAGAGCGGAATCTGTTGGTCAGTGAACTGATGGATCCCAACATAGTGGCTGTCGATGAAGATCTTGATCAGGAAGAGGTCGTCAGGGTTGCTCAGGAATATAATTTAGTGGTGGTGCCAGTGATTGACAAACATTTGCGACTCGTGGGACGAATCACCATTGATGACCTGGTGGATGTTATTTATGAAGAACATCAGGAGGATATGGCGCATGTCATTGGAACAGGCAGTGAAGAAGTACTGGAAAACTCCGTGTTTCGAACAGTCCGTGACAGATTACCGTGGTTGCTGATGAGCGTTGGTGGTGGATTCATTTCAGCGATGGTGATGAGTTTTTTTGCCAATACCGTGTCGGTTTTGCCACAGGTTGTGTATTTCTTACCGTTGATTGCGGCTCTGGGAGGAAACATTGGTATTCAATCTTCATCCATTGTTGTCCGTGGATTGGCGACTGGAGAAATTCATCCATCAGATCTCTTTTCCAGATTATGGAAAGAAATCCGGGTGGCGGTAGTGAATGGCCTGGTTTGTTCCGCACTGTTGGCAGGAATGGCATTTTACCTGACCGGGAACGTCAAACTCGGGTTGGTCAATGCGGGGACATTGATGATGATTGTCTGTGTTGCGTCAACTCTGGGGGCCTCTATTCCCATGCTGATGAAACGTTTAAATATTGATCCGGCATTGGCCACTGGACCATTTATCACGACAACGAATGATGTTCTCGGAATTTTGATTCATTTGGGGGTTGCGACGCAGTTTGCGATTTATCTGTTGAAATAA
- a CDS encoding histidine phosphatase family protein — translation MKTLYVLRHAKSSWEDPSLEDKLRPLSRRGIKSVPHIANALVASRKIPELVISSPAERALQTTALLKSALAGYYETFVQKVDDRIYDTTPESLLEVLHDTPDSFETALIVGHNPELERFVELLCFGTDTGHLLLPTAALAILTMESAQWSAIQPASAILEALLPIKLLKRLAKD, via the coding sequence ATGAAAACGCTGTATGTCCTGCGACACGCAAAGTCTTCCTGGGAGGATCCCTCTCTGGAAGACAAATTGCGTCCGCTCTCCCGACGCGGTATCAAATCTGTTCCTCACATAGCCAATGCCCTTGTAGCTTCCAGAAAAATACCGGAACTTGTCATATCATCACCTGCGGAACGGGCATTGCAGACAACAGCCCTACTCAAAAGTGCTTTGGCCGGGTATTATGAAACTTTTGTTCAAAAAGTGGATGACAGAATTTATGACACCACACCCGAAAGCCTCCTGGAGGTCCTTCATGATACCCCTGATTCCTTCGAAACAGCATTGATTGTTGGTCATAATCCGGAACTGGAGCGGTTTGTGGAATTATTGTGTTTTGGAACAGACACAGGCCATTTGCTCCTGCCAACTGCGGCTTTGGCAATTCTTACTATGGAATCCGCCCAATGGTCCGCAATCCAACCGGCATCAGCCATTCTTGAAGCCCTTCTGCCCATAAAACTTTTAAAGCGTTTAGCCAAAGATTGA
- the secG gene encoding preprotein translocase subunit SecG produces MFTLLLIIHVIVCLVLIFFVLIQSGRGADLGAAFGSMGQATYARGHMSGVGMITTGTATIFMLTSLGLAYLSSEQSTKSVVKDIPAVQQQVQPSPAEMDKTATSPELVPEEEKQMEQMDAPMMEQQDAPAIAPKAESPASSDELPVETQATDSMNDDSTQKVAPLNQQPQAGQ; encoded by the coding sequence ATGTTCACTTTATTGCTCATTATTCATGTTATCGTGTGTCTTGTTTTGATCTTCTTTGTTTTGATCCAGTCAGGACGGGGAGCTGATCTTGGTGCGGCATTCGGAAGCATGGGCCAGGCCACCTATGCTCGGGGACACATGTCGGGAGTGGGAATGATCACCACTGGAACGGCTACTATTTTTATGCTGACCTCTCTTGGCTTGGCATATCTGTCGTCTGAGCAGTCAACCAAATCCGTGGTCAAGGATATTCCCGCAGTACAGCAACAGGTTCAGCCATCTCCTGCCGAAATGGATAAAACCGCTACTTCTCCTGAATTGGTACCTGAAGAAGAAAAGCAAATGGAGCAAATGGATGCGCCAATGATGGAACAACAGGATGCCCCGGCTATAGCCCCCAAGGCTGAATCTCCCGCATCCAGTGATGAACTCCCCGTAGAAACACAAGCTACGGACTCCATGAATGATGATTCAACTCAGAAGGTTGCGCCGTTGAACCAACAGCCTCAAGCAGGACAATGA
- a CDS encoding triose-phosphate isomerase: MKKKFIVGNWKMNGSIALVTEMVNAIRENTKVEQGVCQAAICPPFTLLGIAQDAVKGTQIGLGAQNVYTELSGAYTGEISVELLKECHSTYCIIGHSERRSYFNESDSFIHDKLTVLLKHGIKPILCVGESLEQRESGKHETTVIAQIQEDLKGISPEMMAQCVVAYEPIWAIGTGKTATPEQANDMHKLIRKELKSLSNETIASKMLILYGGSVNAANAQTLLSQSDIDGALVGGASLKPVDFCKIIQAGS; the protein is encoded by the coding sequence ATGAAAAAAAAATTTATCGTTGGAAACTGGAAAATGAATGGTTCCATTGCCCTCGTCACAGAAATGGTCAATGCCATCCGTGAAAACACCAAAGTTGAGCAAGGCGTTTGTCAAGCGGCGATCTGCCCTCCCTTCACATTGCTGGGCATTGCGCAAGACGCAGTCAAAGGCACTCAAATCGGCCTTGGAGCCCAAAACGTTTATACCGAATTATCTGGAGCCTACACTGGTGAAATTTCAGTGGAACTTTTGAAAGAATGTCACAGCACCTATTGCATTATCGGGCATTCAGAACGCCGAAGCTATTTCAATGAAAGTGACAGTTTTATTCATGACAAGCTCACGGTGCTACTCAAGCACGGCATCAAACCTATCCTGTGTGTAGGTGAGAGCCTGGAACAACGGGAAAGTGGCAAACATGAAACCACGGTCATTGCCCAAATTCAGGAAGATCTCAAAGGAATCTCTCCCGAAATGATGGCCCAATGTGTGGTCGCCTATGAACCCATCTGGGCCATTGGTACAGGAAAAACCGCAACACCGGAACAAGCCAATGATATGCACAAACTCATTCGCAAAGAACTCAAATCTCTGAGCAATGAAACAATTGCTTCCAAAATGCTCATCCTCTATGGCGGAAGCGTGAACGCGGCCAACGCCCAAACGCTTCTGAGTCAGTCTGATATCGATGGCGCATTAGTCGGTGGTGCCAGCTTAAAACCGGTTGATTTTTGCAAAATCATTCAGGCAGGATCATAA